TCCCGACGTTGCTCGCGCTTCCCGACACTTGGAGGGTCTGTCCGCGCCGCGAGACCGAGACGCCGGTGAGTTCCACGGTACCGGGGTTCGAGAGCCTCGTGAACGTCGGCGTGAGGGTTCGAGTGGTACGTCGGTGCGTTCCGTTTGCGGTCGTGTATTCGAGGTCGGCGGTCAGGTTCGCCGTCCCGGATGTCTTGCCGGTCACCTCGTACTCGAACGTCTCGGCGGATGTCGCCGACAGTCGCGCGACGCTCCGCCGGTTGTCTTTCACCGACACGTTCTCGCCGCGGAGTCGCAGTTGGACGTTCCGAATCAAGTCGTCGTCGCCGTTCGTCAGCGAGAGGTTCAGGGTCGTTCGACTGCCGGGGAGCGTTGACTCCGTCTCGACCGTCATCGCGGGATGTGGGTCGTACACCGTGACAGCGACCGGGTGACGGACGACGTAGTCGTCGCCGTCCGCGTGCCGGAGTTCGACGCGGACCGAGAGGTTGTACTCGCCCGCGTCGTCCAAGGAGAGCGACTGGCCGTTTTCGAGACGATTGCCCGACCAGAGTCGCTCGTTCGGTGTTTCCTCCGTGAGGATTTCGCCGTCTGCTCGGCGTATCTCGACGTTCTCGACGAGGATGTCACCGTTTCCGTCTTCGATGTTCTCGATGTGGGTCGTGAGCGTGAAGTTAGCGCCCGCTTCGGGTTGGGTCTCGTTTACCGTCGTTCCCATCGTCACGAGCGTCGGGGCGCTGGTTTGGGCCGCGAAACCGTCCACAGCGGTGGTCTCGTCGGCGGCGGCGGGGTCGGCGGGGACGACTCCGGCCGCTCCGGCCGAGACGAGGAGGACCAGACACCCGAGCAGTCGCAACGCTGTCATCGAAACTCACTCCTCGGGTCCGTCGTTCGCTCGGCGTCTCGTGGCTCGGATGGACTGAAACTCTCGGAAACGGGGATGTCAGTGGCGGCGGAGCGGGCCGCCCGTGCCGGACTTCTCGGTCGGGGTTTTGGGCCGCTTTCGTTCGTTTCGGTCGAATACATATTGATGAGTCAACATAGCTACGATGTGAGTAAGAATCTTAGGGTTTCTCTGGGTTCGAGTCCACCCGCCGTCCCCGACTTTCTTCGCTTCTGTCAACTACGAAACCAGTGTGGTGTCTCCTTCGGGAGACCCTACGCCGCCGTCCGAGCCAGATTTCCGGCGAGGACCGCCGCCGTCGCCGCGATGGCCGCGAGGACGAAAAAGAGGGCGCTCGGCGACGCGTAGGTGAGGACGAACCCGGCAAGCGCCGCACCGAGTGCGCCGACGCCGAACACGCCGAGGTAGGTGTACCCGTACGAGAGTCCCCGGAGTCCCGCGGGAGTGTACTGGGCCACCGTCGCCTGATAGAACGGTTGGACGAAAAAGAGCAGGAACCCGAGGACGACGCTGATGGCGAGCAGGGCCGCCAGCCCCGCGTTCGAGGCCGGGACGAACAGCACCGCGACGACTGCGAGACCGCCGAACCCGAGCGCGATGCCTCGCTCGGTCTCCATCCGGTCGGTGAGCTTTCCGCCCGCGTACTGCCCGGCGATGCCGACCATGAGCAGGCCAGTGTACAGATACCGCGAGGGTTCGAGCGTCCGGCCGCCGAGTTCGACCGGGTCGAACATCGGCAGTCCGGCGAGCAGGTCCGGCAGGAACGTGAGCGCCCCGCGGTAGTAAAGCCCCGAACACATCACGATGGCGAACACCGCGAGGAACCCTGCGGTGAACAGGTTCCGCGACTCCGAGAACAGTTCCGACAGCGACGAGACGGTGTCTGCCTTCGAATCGGTGGCTTCGCCGTCTGTGGTGCCGCCGTCGGTCGCTTCGACCGACGCGTTCTCGTCGAACTCGATGGTGAGCGTCAGCAGGACCGCGACGCCCGCCGGGACCGCGAGCAGGGCCGTGACCTGCCGCCAGTCGAACACGAGCAGGAGGAGCGCGGTGGCGAGCGGTCCGAGGGCGATGCCGAGGTTCCCCGCCATCCCGTGGTAGGCGAACGCGGTGCCGCGCTGGGAGACGCCCTTGCTCAGCAGCGACAGCCCCGAGGGGTGATAGACGCTCGCGGCGGTCCCCCAGACGAGGAGCGCGAGCGCGATGAACGGGACGCTCGGGGCCACGCTCAAGAGTAGGAACGACGCGCCCATCCCGCCGAGACAGGCGAGTATCAGCGGTCGAGAGCCGTAGACGTCGGCCAGAATCCCGCCGGGGAGTGCGCCGAGACCGAACAGCGCGTACCCCATCGAGACGACGAAACCGATGGTCGCGGCCGTCACCGAGAACGTATCGAGCCAAACGGTCACGAGGATGGGAATCGAGAGTTCGTAGGTGTGGACCATCGCGTGGGCGAGCATCGCAACGCCGACGATGGACCGGTCGTTTTCGTTCATGCTGTGGCTACGTTGACGTTCGTATCACGTCGGGACTGGGTTATAAATCTCGGCGTAGCGGTCAACGACCGGGGTGAGTTGGGGAGTGGCCGGTCGCTTCGCGGTAATCGTCGCCCACCCCTCGCGCTCCAAACCGTCTTCGACTAAATCGCTCTCCGTTCGGACCGTCCGCCGCCCGAATCGCTCTCTGCCCGAACCTCGCTACTCCGGCCCGACCGGGAGGTCGTACTCGCGCGCTCGCCGCCGAATCGCGTCGGCGTCCCCTGTTTGCAACTCGCCGTCCTCATAGACGACGTTGCCGTTCACCATCGTGAACTCCACGTCGTCGCCGTGCGCCGAGAAGACGAGGTGCGAGAACGCGTCGTGGAGCGGCGTGGCGCGCGTGATGTCGGTCGTCAAGCCGACGATGTCGGCTTTCCACCCCGGTCGGAGTCGCCCGACGTTCTCGAAGCCCGCGGCCTTCGCGCCGTTCTCGGTCGCCATCTCGAAGACGAGTTTGGCGGGCGTCGTCGTCGGGTCGAGGTGTTCGACCTTCTGGAGCAGGCTGGCCTGTCGCATCTCGGTGA
This genomic stretch from Halorussus pelagicus harbors:
- a CDS encoding COG1361 family protein, with translation MTALRLLGCLVLLVSAGAAGVVPADPAAADETTAVDGFAAQTSAPTLVTMGTTVNETQPEAGANFTLTTHIENIEDGNGDILVENVEIRRADGEILTEETPNERLWSGNRLENGQSLSLDDAGEYNLSVRVELRHADGDDYVVRHPVAVTVYDPHPAMTVETESTLPGSRTTLNLSLTNGDDDLIRNVQLRLRGENVSVKDNRRSVARLSATSAETFEYEVTGKTSGTANLTADLEYTTANGTHRRTTRTLTPTFTRLSNPGTVELTGVSVSRRGQTLQVSGSASNVGTTDVLGVTVGVESNQKVSAGQSSGEYFVGEVASSDFNSFKVRATLDANASTVTIPLRVSYIVDDVRRNRTVPVTYDVPQRPAESSVSESDSSLPLSVIGGGSLLGLVALAGGWRWFRGD
- a CDS encoding MFS transporter, producing the protein MNENDRSIVGVAMLAHAMVHTYELSIPILVTVWLDTFSVTAATIGFVVSMGYALFGLGALPGGILADVYGSRPLILACLGGMGASFLLLSVAPSVPFIALALLVWGTAASVYHPSGLSLLSKGVSQRGTAFAYHGMAGNLGIALGPLATALLLLVFDWRQVTALLAVPAGVAVLLTLTIEFDENASVEATDGGTTDGEATDSKADTVSSLSELFSESRNLFTAGFLAVFAIVMCSGLYYRGALTFLPDLLAGLPMFDPVELGGRTLEPSRYLYTGLLMVGIAGQYAGGKLTDRMETERGIALGFGGLAVVAVLFVPASNAGLAALLAISVVLGFLLFFVQPFYQATVAQYTPAGLRGLSYGYTYLGVFGVGALGAALAGFVLTYASPSALFFVLAAIAATAAVLAGNLARTAA